The proteins below are encoded in one region of Salmo salar chromosome ssa02, Ssal_v3.1, whole genome shotgun sequence:
- the LOC106590466 gene encoding adenylate cyclase type 9 isoform X1 encodes MASQSSLCDMLQEKEKKTSTGTGTGTSLGMGGPGGAGPGGTGMDHSALIPLRSKNFREKSDVHFVDVIKEDSLMKDYFFKPPINKLSLNFLERPLETAYRISYQEEVETQAPVQTFASPTFSSFLDVLLSCSVFLALTLACFLVPMVTMETPPATVLGLATAAGLLELVSLVLSIRMTFYLDNVLSCTQTLLRVVSGWIPRHVIGAVLVSLPAVSVFSHLACSLHLPIQVTMFLCCAVTIAIIQYCNFCQLSFWMRSALATAVGVALLVLLHSPLNRTGSSNDSSPAMGNLTNETWSTPEPHPDTMDPVRPLDLLVPEAVLTYFLLLLLVWFLNHEFEVSYRLHYHGNIEADKHRVKIQNMRDQADWLLGNIIPIHVAEQLKVTQSYSKNHDNAGVIFASIVNFSEFYEESYEGGKECYRVLNELIGDFDELLRKPDFANVEKIKTIGATYMAASGLNPQQCIDDSHPNSNHLRALFDFALEMMGVLDDFNKNMLGFGFKLRIGFNHGPLTAGVIGTTKLLYDIWGDTVNIASRMDSTGVECRVQVSEESHSALSGMGLEFDYRGTVNVKGKGQMRTFLYPRSAERGGQLLAEPWLQPHQLVAVLPPVKPVQSQAAVGPVGEGDAVNTTKSDAGANAPAPPPLSSSYTPPTSSSSSTFTPQASSIGPPGAPSGLGPEPGPAKPCGVRADRAEGYRDAPPTPPGIPQTGAGHPPATGTDPHLLTLDLDPELVPCTLAQPEEEDEEEANELTKLNKEDFMSRL; translated from the exons ATGGCCAGCCAGAGCTCTCTATGCGACATGCTCCAGGAGAAAGAAAAGAAGACCAGTACGGGCACAGGGACGGGTACCAGCCTGGGTATGGGGGGTCCAGGAGGGGCGGGACCGGGAGGCACAGGCATGGACCACTCCGCCCTCATCCCGCTACGCTCCAAGAACTTCAGGGAGAAGAGTGACGTCCATTTTGTTGATGTCATCAAGGAGGACAG TCTGATGAAGGACTACTTCTTCAAGCCTCCCATCAACAAGCTGAGCCTCAACTTCCTGGAGAGACCTTTGGAGACAGCCTACCGCATCAGCTACCAggaggag gtggAGACCCAGGCCCCGGTGCAGACCTTCGCCAGCCCTACCTTCAGCTCCTTCCTGGATGTTCTCCTATCCTGCTCTGTGTTCCTCGCCCTCACCTTGGCCTGCTTCCTGGTTCCCATGGTCACCATGGAGACGCCTCCAGCAACCGTCCTGGGATTGGCTACCGCTGCTGGTCTGTTAGAGCTGGTCTCCCTGGTGCTGTCCATAcg TATGACGTTCTACCTGGACAACGTGTTGAGCTGTACCCAGACCTTGCTGAGGGTGGTGTCAGGCTGGATCCCCCGTCATGTGATCGGGGCCGTGCTGGTCTCACTTCCTGCCGTGTCCGTGTTCTCGCACCTCGCCTGCAGCCTCCACCTGCCCATCCAG GTAACCATGTTCCTGTGCTGTGCAGTGACCATAGCCATCATCCAGTACTGTAACTTCTGCCAGCTGAGTTTCTGGATGAGATCTGCCCTGGCCACGGCTGTTGGTGTGGCTCTACTAGTGCTGCTCCACAGCCCCCTCAACAGGACAGG CTCCAGTAATGACAGTTCTCCAGCGATGGG TAACCTCACCAATGAGACATGGTCCACTCCAGAACCACATCCAGACACCATGGACCCCGTGAGACCCCTAGACCTACTGGTCCCAGAAGCAGTACTCAcctacttcctcctcctcctattggtCTGGTTCCTGAACCACGAGTTCGAGGTCAGCTACCGTCTCCATTACCACGGCAACATAGAGGCCGACAAGCACCGCGTCAAGATCCAGAACATGCGGGACCAGGCCGACTGGTTGCTAGGCAACATCATCCCAATCCACGTCGCCGAGCAGCTCAAGGTGACCCAGTCGTACTCCAAAAATCACGACAACGCCGGGGTCATCTTTGCGAGTATTGTGAATTTTTCTGAATTCTACGAGGAAAGTTACGAAGGCGGGAAGGAGTGTTACCGAGTGCTCAATGAGCTCATCGGCGACTTCGATGAGTTGCTACGGAAACCGGACTTCGCCAACGTGGAGAAGATCAAAACGATCGGCGCCACGTACATGGCGGCGTCCGGGCTGAACCCTCAACAGTGCATTGACGACTCCCACCCCAACTCTAACCACCTGAGGGCGCTGTTCGACTTCGCCCTCGAGATGATGGGTGTTTTGGACGACTTCAATAAAAACATGCTAGGCTTTGGGTTTAAGCTCCGTATCGGGTTCAACCATGGTCCCCTGACGGCGGGGGTGATCGGCACTACCAAGTTGCTCTACGACATCTGGGGAGACACAGTGAATATTGCGAGTCGCATGGACTCTACAGGGGTGGAGTGTCGGGTACAGGTGAGTGAGGAGAGCCACTCGGCGCTCAGCGGAATGGGGTTAGAGTTCGACTACCGCGGTACAGTCAACGTCAAGGGCAAAGGTCAAATGAGGACCTTCCTGTATCCCAGGAGTGCTGAAAGAGGTGGGCAGCTATTGGCTGAGCCTTGGCTACAGCCACATCAATTAGTTGCTGTTTTGCCCCCGGTGAAACCTGTCCAATCACAGGCAGCCGTTGGACCCGTGGGGGAAGGGGACGCCGTTAATACGACCAAGTCTGATGCAGGTGCCAATGCGCCAGCTCCTCCTCCCTTATCCTCTTCTTAcactcctcccacctcctcctcttcctccacattCACCCCCCAAGCCTCTTCCATAGGACCTCCTGGAGCTCCTTCAGGACTAGGGCCAGAGCCAGGCCCGGCCAAGCCCTGCGGGGTGAGGGCAGATCGGGCAGAGGGGTACAGGGACGCTCCTCCAACCCCACCAGGAATCCCCCAAACTGGGGCTGGCCACCCCCCTGCTACGGGCACGGACCCTCACCTCCTTACCCTGGACCTAGACCCGGAGCTAGTACCCTGTACCTTGGCACAgcctgaggaagaggatgaggaggaagcgAATGAGCTGACAAAGCTCAATAAGGAGGATTTCATGTCACGCCTTTGA